A window from Sphingobacterium hotanense encodes these proteins:
- a CDS encoding glucoamylase family protein: MTIKALTFSGIILMALNFESCQIKNNNNDNDRNDMKDSLAIANDSLLTKIQSQTFQYFWEGAEPITGLARERIHIDGEYPQNDRNVITIGGSGFGLMSLIVGMERGFISKSEGEERLHRIMDYLTRIPRFQGAWAHWYHGNVGEVKAFSEKDNGGDIVETAFLAQGLLVVREYFKEGTEIQREIAKKADNLWRGINWKHYTNGKNVLFWHWSPVHEFGMNHAIQGYDECLISYVLAASSPTHAIDSTVYYQGWARNGKIKSDIKKFDIPTEVKHNSREGEVGPLFWAHYSFLGLDPRGLSDKYVSYEDAVVNHAKINIAYAEANPQNFVGYGADKAWGWTASYSINGYDAHHPDNDKSVVSPTAALASMPYTPNESIAFAKYLFNNLNDKVWGKYGFYDAFSETNNWYPQRYLAIDQGPIVVMIENYRTGLIWDLFMNAPEVRLGLRKLGFKSPHLK; encoded by the coding sequence ATGACGATAAAAGCACTAACCTTCTCTGGTATCATACTGATGGCACTGAATTTTGAATCTTGCCAAATTAAGAATAACAATAATGATAACGATCGCAATGACATGAAAGATAGTCTCGCGATTGCTAACGACTCTTTGTTGACTAAGATCCAGAGCCAAACTTTCCAATATTTCTGGGAGGGAGCTGAGCCCATTACAGGTCTAGCTCGCGAGCGCATCCATATTGACGGTGAATATCCACAAAACGACCGCAATGTGATCACTATTGGTGGTAGCGGATTTGGATTGATGAGTTTGATTGTAGGGATGGAACGCGGCTTTATCAGCAAGAGCGAAGGGGAAGAACGCCTTCATCGCATCATGGATTATTTGACACGCATCCCACGTTTTCAAGGGGCATGGGCACATTGGTACCATGGCAATGTTGGAGAAGTAAAAGCCTTTAGTGAAAAGGATAATGGTGGCGACATTGTCGAAACGGCATTTCTAGCGCAGGGACTTCTAGTAGTACGGGAGTACTTCAAAGAAGGCACTGAAATACAACGAGAAATTGCCAAGAAAGCCGATAACCTATGGAGAGGAATCAATTGGAAGCATTATACAAACGGTAAGAATGTATTATTCTGGCACTGGAGCCCTGTCCACGAGTTCGGGATGAACCATGCTATTCAAGGTTATGATGAGTGCTTAATAAGTTATGTCTTAGCTGCTTCTTCACCTACCCATGCGATAGACTCTACGGTCTATTATCAAGGATGGGCTAGAAATGGTAAAATCAAATCAGATATCAAGAAGTTTGACATCCCGACAGAAGTTAAGCATAACTCACGTGAGGGCGAAGTGGGTCCATTATTTTGGGCACACTATTCTTTCTTAGGCTTAGACCCAAGAGGATTGTCCGACAAATATGTTTCTTATGAGGATGCCGTAGTGAATCATGCTAAGATCAATATTGCTTATGCCGAAGCCAATCCACAGAACTTTGTTGGTTATGGAGCGGACAAAGCTTGGGGATGGACGGCAAGCTATTCAATCAATGGATATGATGCTCATCATCCGGACAATGATAAATCGGTCGTATCTCCTACTGCGGCACTGGCATCCATGCCATATACGCCCAATGAAAGCATCGCATTTGCAAAATACCTATTCAACAATCTTAATGATAAGGTATGGGGCAAATATGGTTTCTATGATGCTTTCAGCGAAACAAACAATTGGTATCCACAGCGATACTTAGCGATCGATCAAGGCCCCATTGTCGTAATGATCGAAAACTATAGAACCGGCCTTATTTGGGACTTATTTATGAATGCTCCGGAAGTAAGGTTAGGATTAAGAAAATTAGGCTTCAAAAGCCCACACTTAAAGTAA
- a CDS encoding triple tyrosine motif-containing protein yields the protein MRTLIFFIASIFTIAFAFGQNIPRVGSPYVKQYNKSTYQAGNQNWGIAVSNEGFIYVANTEGLLSFDGQEWRLHKAKNQRSLRSVNIDKEGRILVGGSGEFGVWERGKFGKMKYRSLSPLVKDQTGLKNDEIWRINTVGNRIFFHSFSKCYIYENNEIKTLTADGEPFLFSHQVNNRMFFEQLPSGLFELVNNSLAQVRGAAVLRGMNILSMLPFDKDKILIATSNHGLFIMENDGSISPWQNQVQQQLIRYQVNNGVKLYGDQFAFGTIQNGVYILNSKGELVQQINKNNGLQNNTVLSMTVDKQANLWVGLDNGVDRIDINSPLYYYADLTGKIGTVYAAIIFQNKVYLGTNQGLFVSDWNGVNDFQSLDFSIVPNSHGQVWQLVNMNGQLLCGHNNGTFLVEGNAMRKISSVTGAWNFTAISGSNRWLQGNYTGIGLMQGGPAPSFIKQFQQIKVPIRSILQRSDSEFWATNQQNVYSMKLNLGKDDAQSINAVKADLPSNTQLHGVYNLANNIVFATDSGFYQYDNILGSFKPYVELNEQLKSFHTANKIIPIKQNEYWFVKKSHIAKVELLPEGKVKIDSSSWNSLRGKMMNDYEQIFNLDDQTSIIGMDNGFAIYFNELSAKANLPKPYITQVWNTSNGTPPLYDDLSIAYGENNLRFAYASPWYSSSNLKYSYWLEGYTDNWSDWEEVAFKDFTNLPDGNYIFHVRSMAPNGTQSEITSLEITIRPPWYRHWLAIVIYLLILTALFIIGKRYYEQHLKKEQQKLKAKMLADQEARLAKEAELNERKLMALKNDQLEQELEIKNRELANAAMNIVYKNEMLNNLHHELTNLNDSNGNKLSSDQLRKVSKLIDEAHSDDRDWDLFEKSFNEAHENFFKKLKSDYPALVPNDLKLCAYLRLNMSSKEIASLLNISTRGVEIRRYRLRKKLNLPTEKNLTEFLLEL from the coding sequence TTGAGGACTTTAATATTCTTTATTGCTTCTATTTTTACTATCGCTTTCGCTTTTGGACAAAATATTCCAAGGGTCGGATCGCCGTATGTAAAGCAGTATAACAAGTCCACCTACCAAGCAGGGAATCAGAACTGGGGTATCGCAGTCAGCAACGAAGGCTTTATTTATGTAGCCAATACGGAAGGTCTTCTAAGTTTTGACGGTCAGGAATGGCGCCTTCACAAAGCAAAAAATCAACGTAGTCTGCGGAGTGTGAACATCGATAAGGAAGGTCGCATTCTGGTTGGTGGGTCTGGAGAATTTGGTGTTTGGGAACGTGGGAAGTTTGGTAAGATGAAGTACCGCAGTCTTTCCCCCTTAGTTAAGGATCAGACTGGATTGAAGAATGACGAGATCTGGCGTATCAACACGGTCGGTAACCGTATCTTCTTCCACAGCTTCTCGAAATGCTACATCTATGAAAATAACGAGATCAAAACATTAACCGCCGATGGCGAGCCTTTTCTCTTTAGTCATCAGGTAAATAATAGGATGTTCTTTGAACAACTTCCTTCGGGCTTATTTGAATTGGTCAATAATAGTTTGGCGCAAGTAAGGGGCGCGGCTGTCCTGCGCGGTATGAATATCCTTAGCATGCTACCCTTCGATAAGGATAAAATATTAATTGCCACTTCTAACCATGGCCTCTTTATCATGGAGAACGATGGAAGTATTTCACCTTGGCAAAACCAAGTGCAACAACAACTTATCCGCTATCAGGTCAACAATGGCGTTAAGTTATATGGAGATCAATTTGCGTTCGGAACCATACAGAATGGCGTGTACATTCTGAATAGCAAGGGTGAACTTGTTCAGCAGATCAATAAAAACAACGGCCTCCAGAACAACACCGTCCTTAGCATGACGGTCGACAAGCAAGCTAACCTGTGGGTGGGTTTGGATAATGGTGTAGACCGTATTGATATCAACAGTCCGCTATATTATTATGCTGATCTAACCGGAAAGATCGGAACAGTCTATGCCGCTATCATCTTTCAGAATAAGGTTTACCTTGGAACTAACCAGGGGCTATTCGTAAGTGATTGGAATGGTGTAAATGATTTCCAGAGTCTGGACTTCAGTATTGTCCCAAACTCGCATGGGCAAGTATGGCAATTGGTCAATATGAACGGACAACTGCTGTGCGGACATAATAACGGGACGTTCTTAGTAGAAGGCAATGCTATGCGGAAGATCTCCTCTGTTACGGGTGCATGGAATTTTACAGCGATTAGCGGCAGCAATCGTTGGTTGCAGGGAAATTATACCGGAATCGGACTGATGCAAGGCGGCCCAGCTCCTAGCTTTATCAAACAGTTCCAACAAATTAAAGTACCCATCCGCAGTATCCTTCAACGTAGCGATTCCGAATTCTGGGCGACAAATCAGCAGAATGTTTACAGCATGAAGCTCAATTTAGGTAAGGATGATGCGCAATCTATAAATGCTGTAAAAGCCGATCTACCGAGCAATACCCAGCTGCATGGCGTCTATAACCTGGCAAACAATATCGTCTTTGCTACCGACTCTGGCTTCTATCAATATGACAACATCCTGGGCTCCTTTAAACCATATGTTGAACTGAATGAACAGTTGAAATCCTTTCATACGGCCAATAAGATTATCCCTATAAAACAAAACGAATATTGGTTTGTAAAGAAGTCGCATATAGCTAAAGTAGAACTCTTACCTGAAGGAAAAGTTAAGATAGATTCATCGTCGTGGAATTCCCTTCGCGGTAAGATGATGAACGACTACGAACAGATATTTAATTTGGATGACCAGACATCCATCATCGGGATGGACAATGGATTTGCGATATATTTTAATGAGCTGAGTGCAAAAGCTAATCTTCCAAAGCCATACATTACACAAGTTTGGAACACGAGCAATGGGACTCCCCCTCTTTATGATGATTTGTCGATTGCCTATGGCGAGAACAACTTACGCTTTGCCTATGCGAGTCCTTGGTATTCTTCGTCGAATCTAAAATATTCGTATTGGCTGGAAGGATATACAGATAATTGGTCCGATTGGGAGGAAGTAGCTTTTAAGGATTTTACTAATCTTCCCGATGGCAACTACATTTTTCACGTCCGATCGATGGCGCCAAATGGTACACAATCAGAGATTACGAGTTTGGAGATAACCATTCGCCCACCATGGTATAGGCATTGGTTGGCTATCGTTATCTATTTGCTTATTCTTACCGCACTATTCATAATCGGCAAACGCTATTATGAGCAGCATCTGAAGAAAGAGCAGCAAAAACTGAAAGCGAAGATGTTGGCTGATCAAGAAGCACGATTAGCGAAGGAGGCGGAGCTCAATGAACGTAAATTGATGGCGCTGAAGAACGACCAATTAGAGCAGGAATTGGAAATCAAGAACCGTGAGCTCGCTAATGCTGCCATGAATATTGTTTATAAAAACGAGATGCTCAATAACCTACATCATGAGTTGACCAATCTTAATGATTCAAACGGTAACAAATTGAGTTCAGACCAATTACGGAAAGTAAGTAAACTAATTGATGAAGCGCATTCCGACGATCGCGATTGGGATCTATTCGAGAAAAGCTTTAACGAAGCGCATGAGAATTTCTTCAAGAAGCTAAAGTCAGATTATCCGGCGCTGGTTCCGAACGACTTAAAGTTATGTGCTTATCTGCGTTTAAATATGTCAAGTAAGGAGATTGCGTCTCTATTGAACATCAGTACCCGCGGCGTGGAAATTAGACGCTACAGGCTCCGTAAAAAGCTTAACCTCCCAACAGAAAAGAACCTGACAGAGTTTTTATTAGAGCTTTAA
- the ispE gene encoding 4-(cytidine 5'-diphospho)-2-C-methyl-D-erythritol kinase produces the protein MLKFANAKINIGLHITERRSDGYHNLETIFYPVKIYDAVETQLSDKLELEIHGADLKADDDNLCLKAYRLLAADYDLPPLKIHLLKRIPIGAGLGGGSSDASATLQLLNEQFELGISDRELEQYAAQLGADCPFFIQNKSTYAEDIGTKLSEIELDLSDYYIVILKPNIHISTAEAYKNVTPLTPHIDLRRAVQLPIQEWKLHIKNDFEAGLFELYPQIGEIKRRFYELGAVYSSMTGSGSAVFGIFEQETDVSEMTSLGKIFLPMDL, from the coding sequence ATGCTAAAGTTTGCGAACGCGAAAATAAATATAGGCTTACATATCACGGAGCGTCGTTCGGATGGCTATCATAATTTGGAGACTATTTTTTATCCGGTTAAAATATATGATGCTGTGGAGACGCAGCTTTCTGATAAATTAGAGCTTGAGATTCACGGGGCAGATTTGAAGGCTGATGACGATAACCTTTGTTTGAAGGCGTATCGCTTATTGGCGGCTGATTACGATCTTCCGCCTCTGAAAATACATTTGCTGAAGCGTATCCCCATCGGGGCGGGCTTGGGCGGGGGTTCTTCCGACGCGAGTGCAACCCTGCAATTACTAAATGAGCAATTTGAATTAGGCATTTCTGATAGAGAATTAGAACAGTATGCTGCGCAATTAGGTGCCGACTGCCCTTTCTTTATCCAGAATAAATCCACCTATGCCGAGGATATCGGCACCAAGCTCTCCGAAATTGAATTGGACCTCTCCGACTATTATATAGTGATATTAAAGCCGAATATCCATATCTCCACCGCCGAAGCCTATAAGAACGTCACTCCATTGACTCCACACATAGATTTAAGACGCGCGGTGCAATTACCGATACAAGAGTGGAAACTTCATATTAAGAATGACTTTGAGGCCGGCCTGTTCGAATTGTATCCGCAAATCGGAGAAATTAAACGAAGATTCTATGAACTTGGCGCTGTCTACTCTTCCATGACAGGCTCAGGTTCCGCTGTATTCGGCATCTTCGAACAAGAAACAGACGTTTCCGAAATGACTAGCTTAGGAAAAATATTCCTTCCAATGGATCTATAA
- a CDS encoding LOG family protein, whose product MSNKFVREEISFLKGARGRWNELKYVIGVFFQFMKGFRTLHFVGPCVTVFGSARFGEDHVYYKQARSVSGKLAEQGFTIMTGGGPGIMEAANRGAKDVGGASVGCNIVLPHEQMHNPYMDKFVNIEYFFVRKELLRKYSFAFIIMPGGFGTLDEFFETLTLIQTKKLSQFPIVVMGLEYHKGIIDHVNEMIEAKTISPEDQDLLLFTDDIDEAVEHIKQYADTNRIINLQEQKPNWILGEKKAV is encoded by the coding sequence ATGAGTAATAAATTTGTAAGGGAAGAGATCAGTTTCCTGAAAGGCGCCAGAGGGCGTTGGAACGAACTTAAATATGTAATCGGTGTATTCTTTCAATTCATGAAAGGGTTTAGAACCCTGCACTTTGTTGGCCCCTGCGTGACGGTTTTTGGATCTGCACGATTTGGTGAAGACCATGTTTACTACAAACAAGCGCGCAGCGTTTCAGGCAAGCTTGCTGAACAGGGCTTTACAATTATGACAGGCGGAGGCCCCGGTATTATGGAGGCCGCAAACCGCGGTGCGAAAGATGTTGGCGGTGCTTCGGTGGGTTGTAATATTGTATTGCCGCATGAGCAAATGCATAACCCATACATGGATAAATTCGTTAATATCGAGTACTTCTTTGTGCGCAAAGAACTGCTGCGTAAATATTCCTTCGCTTTTATCATTATGCCCGGAGGATTCGGTACGCTAGATGAATTTTTCGAAACCCTCACCTTGATACAGACGAAGAAATTATCGCAGTTCCCCATTGTTGTGATGGGTCTAGAATATCATAAAGGCATTATTGATCATGTGAATGAGATGATTGAAGCAAAGACCATTAGTCCGGAAGATCAAGACTTACTGCTATTTACAGATGATATTGACGAAGCAGTCGAACATATAAAACAGTATGCAGACACCAACCGAATCATTAATCTGCAAGAGCAAAAGCCGAATTGGATATTGGGCGAGAAGAAAGCAGTTTAA
- a CDS encoding ATP cone domain-containing protein: MLVKKYSGELVPFDESSLRRSLMRSGASDGEVQMVYASIKNKLYDGISTRELYEMAFDALKSKKNSYAARYSLKRALRELGPEGFYFEKWVARLFQEDGYEAITGQTVQGHAVTHEIDVVAAKGDVMLAVECKFRNDEDAKISVTTPMYFKSRVTDVTGIEYPFFNAHRQFTDGWLVTNAYLTTDSIKFGEYYKMNLLSWDYPNGQSIKARVDNTGEYPITCLTNLTTQDKAMLLKNQCICVKDLLKDPKILSHIQIPADKQKHIMQEAEELINSPIEHE; the protein is encoded by the coding sequence ATGCTGGTAAAGAAGTATTCGGGCGAACTTGTTCCCTTTGATGAATCAAGCTTAAGACGATCCTTGATGCGCTCAGGCGCCTCGGACGGGGAAGTTCAAATGGTATATGCGTCCATCAAAAATAAGTTATACGATGGCATCAGCACCCGAGAGCTTTATGAAATGGCTTTCGACGCGTTAAAATCAAAGAAAAACTCCTATGCTGCTCGCTATAGTTTAAAGCGTGCGCTTCGCGAGTTGGGACCTGAAGGCTTCTATTTTGAGAAATGGGTAGCTCGCTTATTTCAGGAAGACGGTTATGAGGCCATAACCGGACAGACAGTGCAAGGTCATGCCGTAACGCATGAAATTGATGTTGTCGCTGCTAAGGGCGATGTGATGCTCGCTGTGGAATGTAAATTTCGTAATGATGAGGATGCCAAGATTTCCGTAACCACGCCGATGTACTTTAAATCTAGAGTGACGGATGTGACAGGTATAGAATATCCATTTTTTAATGCGCATCGTCAGTTCACGGATGGCTGGTTAGTCACGAATGCATACCTCACGACAGACTCGATAAAGTTTGGAGAATATTATAAAATGAATTTGTTGTCCTGGGATTACCCGAACGGACAAAGCATAAAAGCGCGTGTAGACAATACTGGTGAATACCCGATTACTTGCTTAACTAACTTAACTACACAGGATAAGGCGATGTTATTAAAGAATCAATGCATCTGCGTAAAGGATCTTTTAAAGGATCCGAAAATATTAAGCCATATCCAGATTCCGGCCGACAAGCAAAAACATATTATGCAGGAGGCAGAGGAATTAATCAATAGTCCGATAGAACATGAGTAA
- a CDS encoding YgaP family membrane protein gives MSGILNYAFDALKNKLDASCHDGNVGTSERILSVVAGGFLLGRGIKSIVKHPMTAFSGITLGGALIYRGVTGYCPIKDSVESKEPEATVIEHRYFVK, from the coding sequence ATGAGCGGAATATTAAACTATGCCTTTGATGCACTAAAGAACAAACTCGATGCGAGTTGTCATGATGGGAATGTAGGGACATCGGAACGTATATTATCTGTAGTCGCGGGCGGATTCTTGTTAGGAAGAGGAATTAAATCTATTGTAAAACATCCGATGACAGCATTTTCTGGAATTACTCTCGGCGGTGCGCTGATTTATCGTGGTGTTACAGGATATTGCCCAATCAAAGACTCGGTGGAGTCGAAAGAACCTGAGGCAACCGTTATTGAACATCGCTATTTCGTAAAATAG
- a CDS encoding SIR2 family NAD-dependent protein deacylase, with translation MKKIVVFTGAGISVESGLPTFRGADGLWEGYRIEEVATPEAWQRNPELVQRFYNMRRKDCIRVEPNAAHRYLANMEKDFDVQIITQNIDDLHERAGSSKVLHLHGQIRKSQSSKNPNLVYDIEGDEIAMDATCELGSTLRPHVVWFGEAVPNMVEASRLVRDADVFIIIGTSLQVYPAANLLFDCKPGCQIILIDPNAKQVAIPANVHKIAESASKGVVYLAEIIGK, from the coding sequence ATGAAGAAGATAGTAGTTTTTACCGGCGCTGGTATTTCTGTAGAAAGCGGACTGCCTACTTTTCGAGGTGCGGACGGACTGTGGGAAGGTTATAGAATTGAAGAAGTCGCCACACCAGAGGCTTGGCAGCGCAATCCTGAGTTGGTGCAACGGTTTTATAATATGCGCCGAAAGGATTGTATCCGTGTAGAACCTAACGCCGCGCATCGCTATTTAGCGAATATGGAAAAGGATTTTGATGTACAGATTATCACACAAAATATCGATGATCTGCATGAGCGCGCTGGTAGCAGCAAGGTTTTACATCTGCACGGACAGATCAGAAAATCACAATCCTCCAAGAACCCCAATTTGGTTTACGATATCGAAGGCGATGAGATTGCGATGGATGCGACTTGCGAACTCGGCTCGACATTGCGGCCACATGTGGTATGGTTCGGCGAGGCGGTACCCAATATGGTAGAAGCGTCTCGTCTGGTTCGTGATGCCGATGTGTTCATTATCATAGGAACGTCCTTGCAGGTTTACCCGGCAGCCAACTTATTATTCGATTGTAAACCCGGTTGTCAAATCATACTGATCGACCCAAATGCGAAGCAGGTGGCCATTCCTGCGAACGTTCATAAAATTGCGGAGTCAGCGAGTAAAGGTGTTGTTTATTTGGCGGAAATCATTGGCAAATAA
- the gdhA gene encoding NADP-specific glutamate dehydrogenase: MSLNLKNFIKNVELRNPNEPEFLQAVTEVIEDLIPYINEHRPDFADLRILERMVEPERALSFRVAWMDDKNQIQINRGYRVQMNSAIGPYKGGLRFAPDVNLSILKFLAFEQVFKNSLTSLPIGGGKGGSDFDPKGKSDNEIMRFCQSFMTELYRHIGAETDVPAGDIGVGSREIGYLFGQYKRIQNNFTGVLTGKGPQWGGSYIRPEATGYGLLYFVQCVLDYNNESIEGKVISISGAGNVAYYAAEKGIQLGAKVITLSNSTGTLYDKEGLTLEKLAYIATLGRDLAKFTKKYPSATFHAKENPWQFKCDIALPCATQNEINEADAKKLVKNGCTIVAEGANMPSTAGAIKVYDSAKIHFGPGKAANAGGVAVSGLEMSQNAIGQQWNHEKVDHRLKLIMENIHKTCVRYGKEPNGYVNYLKGANIGGFIKVAEAMKAQGVV, from the coding sequence ATGTCCCTAAACCTTAAGAATTTTATCAAGAACGTCGAGCTTCGTAATCCGAACGAGCCAGAATTCCTACAGGCGGTAACCGAGGTAATTGAAGATTTGATCCCTTACATTAATGAGCATAGACCTGACTTTGCGGATCTTCGGATCCTAGAGCGTATGGTTGAACCCGAGCGCGCACTCTCTTTTCGTGTTGCTTGGATGGATGACAAGAATCAAATCCAAATCAATAGAGGCTATCGCGTGCAGATGAATTCGGCAATTGGTCCTTATAAAGGCGGTTTGCGCTTTGCGCCGGATGTAAACTTGAGCATCTTAAAATTCTTAGCATTTGAACAGGTATTTAAAAACAGCTTGACCAGCCTACCAATCGGTGGTGGTAAAGGCGGATCGGACTTCGACCCGAAAGGCAAGTCGGACAATGAAATCATGCGCTTTTGCCAAAGCTTTATGACCGAGCTATACCGTCATATCGGTGCCGAAACGGATGTTCCTGCGGGCGATATCGGTGTTGGATCGAGAGAGATCGGTTATTTATTCGGACAATATAAGCGTATTCAAAATAACTTTACAGGCGTTTTGACCGGCAAGGGCCCACAATGGGGCGGTTCTTACATCCGTCCGGAAGCAACGGGCTATGGCCTACTCTACTTCGTTCAATGTGTATTAGACTATAATAACGAATCGATCGAAGGAAAAGTGATTTCGATCTCGGGTGCTGGAAATGTGGCTTACTATGCTGCAGAAAAGGGTATTCAACTTGGTGCAAAGGTTATTACGCTGTCAAATAGCACCGGAACCTTGTACGATAAAGAAGGCTTGACTTTAGAGAAATTAGCTTATATCGCTACGCTTGGACGCGATTTGGCGAAATTCACGAAGAAGTATCCTTCTGCAACCTTCCATGCAAAGGAGAACCCATGGCAGTTTAAATGTGATATTGCATTGCCATGTGCGACACAGAATGAGATCAATGAAGCGGATGCGAAGAAGTTGGTGAAAAATGGCTGTACCATCGTGGCCGAGGGCGCGAATATGCCGTCAACTGCTGGTGCTATCAAGGTCTACGATTCTGCGAAGATTCATTTCGGTCCTGGTAAAGCGGCGAATGCGGGTGGTGTAGCGGTATCCGGATTAGAGATGTCGCAAAATGCAATCGGCCAGCAATGGAACCACGAGAAAGTGGATCATCGCTTAAAATTGATTATGGAAAATATCCATAAAACATGTGTTCGTTACGGCAAGGAGCCTAACGGTTATGTCAATTACCTGAAGGGCGCAAATATCGGTGGCTTTATCAAAGTTGCTGAAGCCATGAAGGCACAAGGAGTGGTTTAA
- the metA gene encoding homoserine O-acetyltransferase MetA: MPVKIPDNLPAIELLKKENIFVMSDLRADTQDIRPMKLLVLNLMPLKISTETDFIRLLSNNPLQVELDFLRLATHNPKNTPEEHLELFYKNFEDIKENTYDGMIITGAPVEMMPFEQVTYWPEVTKIFDWARKHVFSTLYICWASQAALYHFYGVEKKPLDSKLFGVFKHTAWDKKDPLFRGFDDEFYIPHSRHTTILAEDVEAKKDITVLSASKEAGLAILSTRGGRELYLTGHSEYAPLTLHEEYTRDIEKGLEIDVPVNYYQDDKPELGPVVRWAGHANLLFNNWLNYYVYQETPYDLKQVPELGDIKING, translated from the coding sequence ATGCCAGTTAAGATACCAGATAATTTACCTGCGATAGAACTCCTTAAAAAGGAGAACATCTTTGTGATGAGTGATTTACGTGCGGATACTCAGGACATCCGACCGATGAAATTGCTTGTGCTGAACTTAATGCCTCTAAAGATTTCTACAGAAACTGATTTTATCCGCCTGTTGTCGAATAACCCTTTACAGGTGGAGTTGGATTTCTTGCGCCTCGCAACTCATAATCCTAAGAATACGCCTGAAGAGCATCTGGAGCTGTTCTACAAGAACTTTGAAGATATTAAAGAGAATACCTACGATGGTATGATCATCACCGGCGCACCGGTAGAGATGATGCCTTTTGAACAAGTGACCTACTGGCCGGAAGTAACCAAAATCTTCGACTGGGCAAGGAAACATGTTTTCTCTACCTTATATATCTGTTGGGCTTCTCAGGCTGCACTTTACCATTTTTATGGGGTAGAAAAGAAACCTCTGGATAGCAAACTATTCGGAGTGTTCAAACATACGGCTTGGGACAAGAAAGACCCGCTGTTCCGTGGTTTTGATGATGAATTTTATATTCCACACAGTCGCCACACGACCATTCTCGCTGAAGACGTGGAAGCGAAAAAAGACATAACCGTATTATCTGCTTCGAAAGAAGCCGGATTAGCAATTCTCTCGACCCGTGGTGGCCGGGAATTGTATTTAACAGGGCACTCTGAATACGCACCATTAACGTTGCATGAAGAGTACACACGTGATATCGAAAAAGGACTTGAGATTGACGTCCCTGTAAATTACTACCAAGACGACAAACCGGAGCTTGGTCCCGTAGTACGCTGGGCAGGACATGCTAACTTATTGTTCAACAACTGGCTGAACTATTATGTATACCAAGAAACGCCATACGATCTGAAACAAGTTCCTGAACTTGGGGATATTAAGATTAATGGGTAA